Proteins encoded together in one Penicillium digitatum chromosome 1, complete sequence window:
- a CDS encoding Vacuolar import/degradation protein Vid24: MPPPNSHGTALSLATAAPGSPHQSSISALAPVETDNAHDDNVNFLRSRPALFNPLLPSLSRQRRRRYPVNPPPENEDRMEVDDPTNPRTSVELNRRIPIVRRQERPTDMPNYEGQVPNSRSLYGWAPGSDDEDGAARDESEDDQMQPFLLSSSRDAPPARPPRNEIPVPAQRIPHDYATLVGINQSRTSISAVAALIQSARRQPRLSRSRTLENYIIDRYSDITTAEEDTGNTIAVAPRGYRYRPTVRGDSHHTGITHNDLRARAAAHRQLHPDTYLSNVLGETIQYLDRVRYSNSLEDSMYVLAESQLSFSMDSKSWRDTDFILYTPNIKPPAACSWLRSGMAFSGCQRAASAGFSVISRHVPSPNAASEPVIVNGSDSTRISVSTRSGLRYSANNRDENWPVKVTIHQINPEEMTLSGTMEAYNIPDKTSPTHDAHIVTFLEGEIIDFNNHTLETKNFKADTDIDSTYWRELQPFKDLTDTEMAQKLVSRKWITEELSKGWILMRWKERCFITPTDARQGLTISGFYYISLRREDGHIEGLYYDPGSSPYQQLSLNPEALKMENVRWHMTWPLHGSVVFLLFGLSLSLCICSLWLKSGAT; this comes from the exons ATGCCGCCTCCTAACTCA CACGGCACGGCACTCTCTCTAGCGACCGCCGCACCTGGCTCTCCACACCAATCGTCGATTTCTGCGCTTGCCCCTGTGGAGACCGATAACGCGCACGATGACAACGTGAACTTCCTGCGATCGCGACCAGCCCTCTTCAATCCGCTATTACCTTCTTTGAGCCGACAGCGTCGCCGTCGTTACCCGGTCAATCCGCCACCGGAAAACGAAGATCGCATGGAGGTGGATGATCCCACAAACCCGCGCACATCCGTTGAACTCAACCGTCGCATCCCGATTGTCCGTCGCCAGGAGAGACCAACCGACATGCCAAACTACGAGGGCCAAGTACCCAACTCACGATCGTTGTATGGATGGGCACCCGGGtctgatgatgaggatggtgCTGCGCGCGATGAGTCGGAAGATGATCAGATGCAGCCCTTCCTACTTTCCTCAAGCCGCGATGCACCCCCCGCACGACCTCCACGCAATGAGATCCCAGTCCCCGCGCAACGGATACCCCATGATTATGCCACATTAGTGGGCATTAATCAATCTCGAACATCGATCTCCGCAGTGGCGGCACTGATACAATCTGCAAGGCGTCAGCCTCGTCTTTCAAGAAGCCGCACACTAGAGAATTACATCATCGATCGCTATTCAGATATCACCACTGCAGAAGAGGACACTGGAAATACAATAGCGGTTGCACCTCGGGGATACCGCTATCGACCTACGGTGCGCGGCGACTCACATCACACCGGCATCACCCATAACGACCTGCGCGCTCGGGCTGCCGCTCATCGCCAGCTACACCCTGACACATATCTGAGCAACGTGCTGGGGGAAACAATCCAATATCTCGATCGCGTTCGGTATTCAAACTCCCTTGAAGATAGTATGTATGTCTTAGCGGAAAGTCAGCTGTCCTTCTCGATGGATAGCAAGTCTTGGAGAGATACAGACTTCATTCTATACACTCCTAACATTAAACCACCTGCGGCATGCTCGTGGCTTCGATCTGGAATGGCTTTTTCGGGCTGTCAACGAGCTGCCAGTGCCGGGTTCTCAGTGATATCGCGACATGTTCCCAGTCCGAATGCTGCCAGTGAGCCTGTTATTGTAAATGGAAGTGATAGCACCCGAATCAGCGTTTCTACCAGAAGTGGCCTCCGATACTCAGCCAACAACCGCGATGAAAATTGGCCTGTCAAGGTCACGATACACCAAATCAACCCTGAGGAAATGACTTTATCTGGCACTATGGAGGCTTACAACATCCCTGACAAGACGTCGCCCACCCACGATGCACATATTGTGACTTTCTTGGAGGGTGAGATCATCGATTTCAACAATCACACGCTGGAGACAAAGAACTTCAAAGCAGATACAGACATTGATAGCACATACTGGCGTGAACTACAACCGTTTAAGGATCTGACAGACACTGAAATGGCTCAGAAACTTGTGAGTCGGAAGTGGATTACAGAGGAATTGTCCAAGGGTTGGATTTTAATGAGATGGAAGG AAAGATGTTTCATCACCCCAACCGATGCTCGCCAGGGTCTAACAATTTCCGGGTTCTACTACATATCTCTTCGCCGAGAGGACGGGCACATCGAAGGGTTGTACTATGACCCAGGAAGCTCGCCTTACCAGCAGCTCTCTCTGAATCCAGAAGCATTGAAAATG GAAAACGTCCGATGGCATATGACATGGCCTTTGCATGGCTCGGTGGTGTTTTTGTTATTCGGTTtgtctctttctctttgcaTTTGTTCCTTGTGGCTTAAATCCGGGGCCACCTAA
- a CDS encoding Uridine nucleosidase Urh1, putative, which produces MLDQVNQSSPTPLWLDCDPGHDDAFAILIAAHHPSLNLLGISTVHGNASLEKTTANAGSVLEAIGRPDIPVYAGSSKPFSRPALHAPDIHGESGLDGTDLLPKATRAPIIDKNTILAIRDALLAQPKGSPWVVATGTLTNVALLFATFPEVVEHIQGLSIMGGAVGGGFTDAPMSRLPGEKSRIGNVTPWAEFNFYCDPESSESIFSNPVLAAKTAIMTLDLTHQVLASQDIQTRILHGSIYSTEEPTVLRQILHALLTFFAATYEKAFGLTTGPPLHDPLAVAAILSTLNPAFANKYPNQALAFDDKGGERFSLSIVTDGQHGKDISTTGQLGRSIATPVDGPGIAIPRGVDLDAFWNMVLQ; this is translated from the exons ATGTTAGACCAAGTTAATCAATCTAGTCCTACACCCTTGTGGTTGGATTGCGACCCTG GCCATGAT GATGCCTTCGCAATTCTGATCGCTGCTCATCATCCGTCTTTGAACCTTCTTGGAATCAGCACTGTCCATGGAAATGCATCGTTAGAGAAGACAACCGCTAATGCGGGCAGCGTGCTGGAGGCAATCGGCAGGCCCGACATCCCTGTCTATGCCGGCAGCAGTAAGCCATTTTCACGGCCTGCTCTTCATGCCCCCGATATTCATG GCGAATCTGGCCTTGATGGGACAGACCTCCTTCCCAAGGCCACCAGAGCACCCATCATCGATAAGAACACTATTTTGGCTATTAGGGATGCCCTTCTTGCACAGCCCAAGGGTTCTCCCTGGGTAGTTGCAACTGGTACTTTGACCAACGTCGCATTGTTATTTGCAACATTTCCCGAGGTGGTTGAACACATCCAAGGGCTCAGCATCATGGGTGGTGCCGTTGGTGGAGGATTCACCGATGCTCCTATGAGCAGACTTCCTGGTGAGAAGTCTAGAATTGGAAATGTGACCCCATGGGCTGAGTTCAACTTCTAT TGTGACCCGGAGTCTTCCGAGTCAATCTTTAGCAACCCTGTTCTAGCAGCCAAAACAGCTATTATGACCTTAGATCTCACACATCAGGTTTTGGCCTCACAGGACATTCAAACGCGCATCTTGCATGGCTCGATCTACTCGACGGAGGAACCTACTGTCCTTCGACAGATATTGCATGCGCTACTCACTTTCTTCGCTGCCACATACGAGAAAGCTTTTGGGTTGACCACCGGGCCTCCACTGCATGATCCTCTTGCTGTAGCTGCGATCTTGTCAACGCTGAATCCAGCTTTTGCCAACAAATATCCTAATCAAGCTCTTGCTTTTGATGACAAGGGCGGTGAGCGTTTTTCTCTAAGCATTGTCACAGATGGACAACACGGGAAAGATATATCCACAACAGGTCAATTGGGGCGCTCGATTGCTACTCCTGTTGACGGTCCCGGCATTGCTATTCCAAGGGGTGTTGATCTAGATGCTTTCTGGAACATGGTCCTACA ATGA